From Chrysemys picta bellii isolate R12L10 chromosome 1, ASM1138683v2, whole genome shotgun sequence:
gaagataCTTCCGTCTCAGacttcacaggtacccatctgtCACTGAAGAGCTCACTTGCTCGACAAGCCGAGTGCAACAACATGCGCACGGTGGGATAGAGAATAGGTCTGTGGTCCTTTCTGCTGGGCATCCCAGGGCACTTTTCACAGGTAATGAGTTTGCGCCAGTATCATGGGCCAAAATGTCCCTTTCTGCTGATGGCCTCTAGCCccaaggcagctgcatttcagtggcacagtgcATCCTTGAGCATGAAAGGTGTTACTAGATGTACAATACAAAGGCCAAAGTCTGAGGCCCCGGCCCATAGTTTAATCAGGCCCCTCCGAGGCTAAACTTTTCTTGGAGAAAGAACTGAATAAAAACCTCAGTAGCCAGCTGTGTGTTCATGCACAGAGACTgtcacctcctcctcttgcatcTCAGAGCTCTGGCTGTTTATGGCGGGTTggtggggggggtcgcaagggGAGGCTATTTCCTGACTTTTCTCTGCTGGAAAGCATGGAGGTTCTAATGGTCCTCACTGGAACAATTataagaatttttcaacatggaCAAGACATCTTCTCTCCGAGCTTCGTTTGAGAATGCAGCTGAACTGTTAGGTCTGAAACTTTGAAAATAAAGTTCAGCTggaagcagacacccagcatgggaaatttcagtccaaatgctTCAAGTTTGGtaaacttataagcaactgaaaatgaggttCCCTAATTGAAAGTGACAGACAGCCTTAACTAACGGTggtgccaccagcaccacctgCAATGGCCAATGCATTTGTAAATTCCATTCAGCTAAACGCTTTGCTCCAATAATGtctctggtaaggagttccacaggccaaataTGGATTATGTAAACAATTTCCTTTTCTCAGTGTTATATGTTCAGATTTTCAATGTAATCGAATGTAgttgaatgttcccttgttcatGTTTTGTGAGACACAGTAAATATAAATGCTTGATCTTCTTTCTTTATTGATAGATTCACAGGATATAGGGGACCATTATATCATCCAGCCtcacctcctgtatgacacaggccattacatttcacgcagttacccctgtattgagctccATAAGTTGTGTTTGACTAAGACCTGATCTAAAGTAGGATTTTACATCATGGAATCATAAagccacagggtgagaagggaccacaagggtcatctagtgtaACCCCTGCCGAGATGCAGGATGTGATctgtctaaaccatccctgacaagtgactatccagcctcctttggaaaacctccagctaaggagcttccacaacttctcgaggtttctgctcCGTTGTTCTCCTGTTATTACAGTTAAGAATTGtttcctgagatttcatctaaatctgctgtgctgcagTTTGACCCAtcacctcttgtcctgccctcagtggcaagagagaacattttttctccaacttttttgtggcagcctttcaagtatctgaaggctgctggcatgtcccccatttatctcctcttttccaaacgaaACATACCCAGTTGCTTCAGCCTTTGCTCTATGGCTCGTATTCCAGCCCTTGGATTCTCTTTGTCTCTcaactctggatcctttccagtttctctatgtCCTTCCTATGGATTGGTGACCACGACTGGACACCGCACTCCGACTGTAGCCTAAGCAGTGCCGAGCAGAGCGCTAtaatcacctcctgtgacttgcatgctgtgccTGTGTTAATGCAACCAGCCCGACATTTGCATCTTTTTTTGCAAAAGTAAATACATCCACCCCCCTGTATAGACAGCAGGAGGTTTaatgaagaattcttccatggacctagctccctcctctcggggaggtggattacctgcacTTACGGGAGAACTCCAGTCATCGGTGtcagtagtgtctacactgaagtgctacagcagtgacactgtaacattttaagtgtagatgagcccttaagcagatcttccagaaaagcatccagtctggatctgcagACATGGGGAATTGTAGAATCCACCCACTTCCCTTTGCAGTTTGTCccaatgattaatcaccctcAGTGCTAAACATTTGGCCTTTTTTACAGCTGGAATTTCACTGGCTTCAGTTTCCAACTACTGGGTCTGGCtctgcttttctctgctagattacagAGCCCATTATTACCCACAGTTTTCTACCCACGGAAGTCTCCTCTTGATTGTCGTTTTGATAAGATAAATAGATGAAGCTCTTTAAGTTTCTCTCTGTTGGGCATTTTCTGCAGCCTCTAAAcatttttgtggcccttttctgcaccttttccaatttttcaacacccTTTTTGGAATGTGGACCCCAGGACTGGACGCAGTCAGTTTCACCAATGCCAtgtgcagaggtaaaatccttcccctgctccaactcaccactcccctgtttatgcatccaaggatcacatcagtcctcttggccacagcatcgcactgggagctcacaatGAGCTGGGTGTCCAGAATGACCCCTAAAgccttttcagagtccctgcgtTCCATAATACAGTGCCCTAGTCTCTGGGATGGGTCTGCATTCCCTGTTCCAAGAGGATCACTTTGCATTTCtctgtattaaaacattttgtttgcatgggcCCAGTTCACCAAATGCTCCAGATCAATCAGTgtgcctgccctggcctcctcACTGTAATAATCACTCCGTCAATCTCTGGGTCATCCTAAAATTTTATTTGCAGtgatcagaatcatagaatatcaatgttggaagggacctcaggaggtcatgcagtccaacccactgctcaaagccgaaccaatccccagacagatttttgccccagatccctaaatggccccctcaaggattaaactcacaaccatgggtttaagcaggccaatgctcaaaccactgagctctccctccccccattttccaTTCCCTTCTAAACCATAGATGAAATTATTGAAGAGTATTGGGCCTAGAATTGATTcttgcagaaccccactagaatcAGCCGCATTTACTGACAGTGGCCCATTGACAAGAGCTTTCTGGGATCCTTCAGTTAGCCAGATTTTAGTCCATTTTACATGTGCTCTACTGATATTGTAGACTgttcatatttttttctgaatgttttcCCCTACTAAATGAAGTGCCTCAGATAATCAAACTTTATTGCATCTGTGTGGTTTCCTTGATCAACCAAACTTGTACCCTCATTAAAGGATGAAATCAGGTTTCTTTGACAAGACCTCTTTTCCATAAACACTCTTGTTgcctggcattaattatattcctagacttttttttaatctaatcccataccagcttttccattgtttcctaACCTTGtcagatgttttttttaaatatttccctttcttttttaacATAATTTACTTTTAATGCAGTACTGTCCTGTAGttccctttttttgttgttggtttttttttttttttgtttggctctgctgctgtctgattgcgtacttctggttccaaatgagatgtgtggttgatcGGTCAGTTCATAACCCTGATGTttgtaactctaaggttctatTGTAGATGCTGTTTATTATCCTCTTTGACCGCTAATCACATCTTAGGTGATATGAGTACATTATACCGCTTCTTTCCAAATGTAGAACAAAAAATAAGTATTGAACACATCTACCTTTCCTGCAACATTAGCaagtttcctttctctctctaggAATTGCCCTAAACCTTTTCtcggatttcttttgttcttaatgtacttaataacctcctttttgtGATCCTTAGCCCTGCCAAGCATGGGTTTATCCCTGATGTCTCTAACGTCCTTTATCACTGTTCATAAGTTGTATTGCTTGCTATCTATGTCTCTGTTTCCCATGTGTTATATATTGCTTTCCCCACCCCTAATAGCTGCCTTCAGTTTGTCACTAAACCAGGTTTTTAGACAGAATTGTCCACTTCCTTGACTTTGGAATTGTGACTTTCTAGTTATGTAATAAATGCTTCCAATAAAATTTCCTCTTTTCCTTCCCAGTTTTCTGTCTAATGTTTTCCTCCCAATCCATTTTTCTAATAATTTGCCTCATATTTGGGGAAGCACTAAGTGTCTACGGAtattactggttgggaactgTTCTCTGTTTGTCCATTTGGACATAATCACTTCTAttgtttattttcctctcctctatcCTATACCCCCTTTTTGTcttttctctaaactaaacagtcccagactttcagTCTGCCCACATTCCACAGCCTCCCCCATTCTGAAAGCCTGTCTCGGAAATCCCCTTTCTTTCTGCTGTATCCTTTATAGAGACTGAGTGACCACAACTGTGTGTCCAGAGCCGGTTATACTCCATCCCATTTCTTAGATCTGAGAACATTGTCTTTCTTTTACCAGTACTGCAAATGAACAGGTGTTTCTGTGGAGCTTCTATCAATGACGCCCAGGGCTTTTCCCTGGTGCTTGGTCTAGCTGGGATGTTTCCCCCAGTACCTGTATTGGCaaagctttgtttttttttccactatCAGATTTTGAGCAACCGGTTAAATAGGGAACTCCCTGCAGCATGGGATCTCTAGCCTGGTATTCATTCATTAAGGAACAATTATGGATACTAGTATCCACACTCTGGGTTCTGCTGGTGCCCACTAAGGATTCCCACACCACAATATGTAGGAATTACTGACACATGGAGcaccataaaatatggaattggcattagtagGGTCAGTGTTTCATAATTCATTTATCTGATGAGAACGGCCTCCAGTAGTGCATATAGTGTCTCATACTAACatttgtctctccatccaggcatttCTAGTGCAACCATCACCCTAGAccctgggcacatacaggaagtcaggggaacgtacggtacatgcaggagacaccgttctgcctcagagttggacaccttctcccctactccatgtcaaATTCTaacacaaccgacttcaccaacccctccaccttcatcctgttgggcattcctggcctggaggcggcccatgtctggatctccatccccttctgcgcCATATATgtcatagccatcttggggaacttcaccatcctgttcatcgtgaagatggagccgagcctccatgtgcccatgtactatttcctctgcatgctggctgtcaccGACCTGGTCCTGTCTACATCCATCCTGCCCAAAACGCTGAGCattttctggttcaattccagggaaaTAGCTTTcagagcctgcctcacccagatgtacttcctTTACTGCTTTTTAGTGATGGAGTCTGGGTTCTTCATGGCCATGGCTTTGGATCGTTACGTGGCCATCTGCCACCCCCTTAGACATTCCACCACCTTGAGAAACTCCGTGGTGGCCAATATCGGCCTAGCTGTGGTACTGCGTGGTGGCATCATCATACTACCCTCTTTCCTCCTGGTAAGtcagtggccatattgcagaaccaacatcattccCCACACGCACTGCGAACACATGGCTGTGATGAAGCTGGGCTGTGGTGACATACACGTCACTAGTTACTATGGCCTATTTGTGCTATTCTTTGTGATCGGTGTGGATGTGTTTTTTATCACTCTGTCCTatatccagatcctcagggccatcttcagcctccccacaaaggacgcccggctcaagacttttgggacctgcggctcccacctctgtgccatcTTAGTCTTTTACATCCCAAATCTCTTCTCCTCTCTCACGTACCGTTTTGGCCACAATGTGCCTCTACATTTCCACGTTCTCATTGGCAACATGTacctcctggtgccccccatgctaaaccccatcatctacggtgtgaggaccaaacagatccagGACAGGCTTCTCCGGCTCATTACTCATAAAGAGACTACATTTTTCTCTtgctgctctggctctcagaccaAGTTCCGTGCAGATCTGGGTGGTGAGTTGGTGCTGGGTCAGTGAGAGACATTAAATCATTTCCTGACATTAGTGTGCTTGTCAGTGTGACAAACCGGGGAATGGGTCTGTGTACAACTCATTAACTCATAGGGTTGCCACCTTGCTAATTTCTGGTAACTGGACCCCTGATGtcctgccccccgccctgcctctccctccaaTGCCCAGATTCTGCTCCACATCTCATCTCAAGGCTCCACCCACTTCTGCGCTTTTCCCTGCAAGGCGCTAACCCTCTCGCtcactcctcttctccccccgtcACTCGCTGAGTCTCCCTCACCAGCTGagttccctctgctctggggctgagacaggatctgctgcagcctgacaaggagcctgcaGGGAGTGCAGCAGCAAGCAGTGCTGGGGCCCACAGGCCAGTCAGGAGTGGAGAGGGACAACAGGAAATCACGTAAAAGCAGCTGAGGGTTGGGAGCAGGGTTGAGTGGCTGGTGGGTGAGATTGTGCATCATACAGCTTGTGAGCCCTAAAGCTCAGCTACAAAGTCGTGAGTGAAGAGACCCTTATGTGCCTTATTTCTTTAGCTTTCCGACCCCTTTTGTTACTCCCGGCTGGGAGCCTGTAGCAGGCTTGGTCCCTGCAATGGGGATGGGCTGGGACCCCGTTGCCCTGAGCCAGGCcttgggggcagggcaagggattATCTTTGAAGTTAGGTGGACAGCAGCTGAGAGAGGCGGAAGGATCAGCCCCTGTGTTAGCTGGGAAGGCGGGATGCTGGGCAGAGGCCGGGGTGGCTGTGATAGCTCACAGGGAGGGAGATAAACGgcacattggggggagggatagctcagtggtttgagcattgg
This genomic window contains:
- the LOC135981542 gene encoding olfactory receptor 52R1-like; the protein is MQETPFCLRVGHLLPYSMSNSNTTDFTNPSTFILLGIPGLEAAHVWISIPFCAIYVIAILGNFTILFIVKMEPSLHVPMYYFLCMLAVTDLVLSTSILPKTLSIFWFNSREIAFRACLTQMYFLYCFLVMESGFFMAMALDRYVAICHPLRHSTTLRNSVVANIGLAVVLRGGIIILPSFLLVSQWPYCRTNIIPHTHCEHMAVMKLGCGDIHVTSYYGLFVLFFVIGVDVFFITLSYIQILRAIFSLPTKDARLKTFGTCGSHLCAILVFYIPNLFSSLTYRFGHNVPLHFHVLIGNMYLLVPPMLNPIIYGVRTKQIQDRLLRLITHKETTFFSCCSGSQTKFRADLGGELVLGQ